The following is a genomic window from Pseudomonadota bacterium.
GTTGCAGCGGCCAGCAGCTTCGTGCTGCGCGTCAGCTTCGGTCTTTCGCGGCGCGAAAACCCCAAGGCGTAGCCTCCCAGGTGAAGCTGGCTCCTGGCCGGCAGCTTGTCGGGAACCTCGATACGGGTAAAGCGCAGCAGGGTCTCGCCCAGCGGCAAAAGGAGATGGGTGACTTCGAGGCCCGGAGCGGCCTCGTAGATCTCCACCTTGCGGCCGATCTCGGGCAGCTCCTTGTCCCAGTCGACGAGTGTCGGGACGTGGTTTCGCCCGCGGATGCGCAGCGTGGCCATGTGGTCGCAAGGTGCGTAGCCACGGTGAGCGGCCACGTAGCCCAGCTGGGAGTGATACGCCTGCTTCTGGTACTTCGGCAGGTACTGCACAGGCCCGTCTGCCCCGTGGTTGATCTGAACGATCGAGCCAGGGTTGCGCGTGCCAACGAACTTCCAGCCCTGCACCGGCATCTTGTAAACGAAATCGTCCTGCTCGACCGGCAGCGGCTGTTCTGCTGCGGTCCACAGCGGGTCGTTGTCCCGCAGACGCCAGAGCTCGCTGAAGGTCTGCATGGCCCAGTAGGTGCTGCCCGCATAGTTGTAGAAATCGCGCATGTGCGGGGAGCCATCGGCGCTCAGGGTCTGCAGCAAGCGTTGCCTGCGAAGGTCGAGCGCGCCGTTACGCATGTAATAAAGCACGTGCAGGCGGATGATGCGTCGGATGAGCCCCGGGGGCACGTCGCAAAAGCCGAGCCGGTGGGCCTGGACCAGCGAGGCGAGCCGAGTGAACTTGTAGGTGATGCTGCGGCCGTATTCCGGATGGGATCCATCGGCCCCGAAGGTGTACGGCTGCCAGCGGGTCACCTGGCGCAGCATGTCCGGAATCCGGCGCGCCAGCTCGGGATGGCGCTGGCGGTCCATTTCCCACCACAGGCCGAAGTGGGTGGCAAATACCCAGAACGTGTAGTCGTCGAAGTGGCGTCCCGTCCCGTCGGTAAACACGCCCTGGCCGAGATACATATCCATGCAGCTCGTCAGGTTGCGTTTCAGCATGGCCGTGTCGATGCTTCCGCCGAGCTTCGCGCGCGTCACCGCGGCCAGGGCGTGGAACAGGTTCCAGTTGCTGTCGCGATGGCCGGTGGCCGGCAGCCGCAGCCACTCGGCGACGTTGCTCGCGAAGTCCGCGGGAAGCTCCTTGCGGAAGCGCTCCCGTGCGACCAGTGCTGCGATCCCCGTCGGGGGCGCCTCCACGCTGAACTGGTTGCCGTTGAGCTTGCCGCCGGCGTACCTGAGGTCCCAGTACTCCGGGTGCTTGGGGTTGGTGGCGTTCGCGACGGTATCGATGAGCAACGGCTTCAGGTCGACAACGCCGTCGCGTGCCTGCAACGCCGTGGGGCGCCCGGGTCGAGTGAACCAGCCCGCGATGGCCCACAGCATGCGGCCTGTGAGCTCGGGATCGCCCGGAAGCGTCTTGGCCTTGGCCTTGGGCAGCTCCTTCCAGCGGCGGCGGTCCGGCACGTCGAGGATGCTCCCCCAGGCCTTACCCGGGCTCAGTACCTTGTCGTAGCCTTGGACCAGCTCCGCCCACAGCGCCACCCAGTCCCCGCGTCCTACCGGCTCCGCGAAGACCGCTGCGAGGCTCCTGCGCGCTGAAGCCTTCAGCAGCCCGGCGAACGGGAGCCCCGCCATCACCGTGGTCCCGAGCTGAAGAAAATGGCGACGCTTCATGCTTGCCTCGATTCCTGTGTGGCAGCACACGCTGTGGCGGGAGGCCCTGCGGCGGCAAGGCCCTGCAGGGTGCCCGCTGCATCACGGACACGCGGACCATCACGGTCGCACAGATGCGCGTACACCAGTTCGACCCGGCCTTGTCTTGTATATTCAGGTCGTGCTCGGCGGTATAGCAGATTGGCGTCGCGACCAGCGCGATATCTGGCCACGTTTGGTAGGAGCGCAACCCGTACGGGTGGTCGATGCTCGCCTCTTGACTTTGGCTCTGGCCCTGGCCTGGTCGGCGCTCGGCTGCAGCTGCGAGCAGGCGTCCGAAGCGACCACTCGCCCTCAGTCAAGCCAGTCGAATCGCCAGCCGGCGAAGCTGCACGGCCCGCAGCCGGCCGCTGCCGTGCGCAGCGTGCACAGCGCGACCCCGGGTGGCGAGCAGGGCCTCGGAAAACAGGGCGCCCAGCCCAGCAGCGCTTCGCCGCAGTACGTGGGCCGAGGCGTTTGCTCGCGTTGCCACCGGGCGGCGTTCGAGGCCTGGAGCGGCTCCCACCACGACCTTGCCATGCAGCGCGCCACGCACACGACCGTGCTCGGGGACTTCGCCAACCGTCGCTTCAGCCATTTCGGGCAGACCATGCTTCTGAACAAGACCGCCGACGGCCGCTTCACCGTGCGCACCCGGGACGGCAAGGGCCGGCCGCACGACTACACCGTGAGTCACACCTTTGGGGTCGCACCGCTGCAGCAGTACTTGGTGGAGACCGAGCCCGGCCGACTGCAGGCGCTGCAGGTGGCGTGGGATTCGCGCCCGAAGGCCCAGGGCGGACAGCGCTGGTTCCACCTGTACCCGGACGATCCCGTGCCTCCAGGCGACGCGCTGTACTGGACAGGTCCTGCGTTCAACTGGAACTCGATCTGCGCCGACTGCCACGCAACCGGCGTGCGGCGCGGCTACGATCGTGAAACCGCCCGCTACGAGACCGAGATGCACGAACAGGACGTGGGCTGCGAGGCGTGTCATGGCCCTGGCTCGAAGCACGTGGATTGGGCAAGCCGGGGCGCAGCCCCCCAAAAAGACGCGGGCACCAAGGGCCTGGTGCACGCGCTCACCAAACCCAGGTCGCGTCGCTGGACCTTCGTGGATGCTGCGTCGATCGCGTCGCTTTCGGGCGGGTCCAGGCGCGATCCCGAGCTCGAAGCCTGCGCGCCCTGCCATTCCCGGCGTGCCGACCTTGGCCCCGGCAAGGGTACGAGCTACCACGATCGCTACCGCCTGGAGCTCTTGGAGGAGCAGCTCTACTTTCCGGACGGGCAGGCCAGATCCGAGGTCTATGTGTACGGTTCGTTCCTGCAGAGCCGAATGTGGGCCAAAGGGGTTGTCTGCTCGGACTGCCACGAGCCGCACAGTCTCGAGCCGCGCGACGAAGGCAACGCCTTGTGCTCGCGCTGCCATCGTGCGGACGTGTACGACGTCCCGAAGCACCATTTCCATCCGCCAGCGAGCCGGGGCGCGCAGTGCGTGGCCTGCCACATGCCGCAGCGCACGTACATGGTGGTGGACCGGCGCCGCGACCACCGTCTGGGCGTGCCGCAACCGTTGCTCAGCGCGAAAACGGGCGCACCGGACGTCTGCACGGGTTGCCACAAGAAGCGAACGGCCCGCTGGGCAGACGCGCAGATCGCGCGGCGATTCGAACGACGCAAGCCCAGCCCGCATGCGCTGGCATTGTGGAGGGCACAGACACAGCAGCAGGGCGCGCACGCTGGGCTGCTCGCGAGCTTCGCAGACACGGACGCGACGCCCATGCTGCGCGCGAGCGCGCTCGCCCATCTCGGCCGCACACCCTCGTCTCGGGTGCCGGAGGCGCTCGCCAGGGCGGCCACGGACCGCAGTCCGCTCGTGCGTCGCGCTGCCGCCATGCTGGCAGCGGCGGTGCCGCCAGAAGCACGCCGGGTGATCGCTCAGCTGCTTGCCGATCCGGTGCGCAGCGTGCGAATCGAAGCCGCCTCGGCATTCCGCGGCGCCGATACCACGCGCTGGCCGGGACCGGTTCGCGGCCATCTGGAGCAGGCGCTCGCTGAGTACCGCGCTTCGCGCCTCTTCAGCGTGGACCGAGCCGAGTCCTTGGTCGAGCTCGCCTACCTCGAGCAGGCCGGCGGCCGCTTTGAACGCGCGCGAGCGCTGCTGCGCGAAGCGCTCGCGCGCGACCCTACCTGCACGCCGGCCTACATCAACCTGGCCGATCTGTTGCGCGCTGCGGGCAACGCTGCCGAGTGCGAGAAGCTGTTACGGGAGGGGCTGCGCAGGGCAGGCAGCAAGCCCGTGGTGCACCATGCGCTAGGCCTCGCGCTCACGCGCCAGCAGCGTCCTCGCGAAGCGCTGAAACACCTCAAGGCGGCCTACGAGCTACAGCCGAGCGACGCCCACGCCGGCTACGTATACGCGGTCGCGCTTTTCGATTCGGGCGACAAGGCCGGCGCCTATCGCCTCCTGCAGAGACTCCACCGGCGCTTTGGGACCAACGTCGAAGTGCTCTCCGCATTGGTGTCCTATGCGCAGCTGCTTGGCCGTGGCGATGCATCGGCACGCTACCGCGAAAAGCTCCGCAGCCTCTCGAGGTGACGCTGGCAGAATCCTGCGCAGACCCAGTGCAAAGACGGTCCTCGGGCCCGCCGCGGCTTGGGGCCGACCATGGGACGTCGTAGTATGCTCCGCCACGCCCCCAGCACCGCAAGCGACGCCAGGTCGTTCGGCGCTGGAAGTGAACGAGCTTGGGTATGCTGCGTAATCCAATCGCACGGCTGCGGCTGGTTTGCTTGCTGGAGGGTGTCTCCTTCCTGCTGCTGCTGGGGATAGCCATGCCGCTGAAGTACCTGGCAGCAATGCCCTTGGCCGTTCGGGTCACCGGCATGGTGCATGGACTGCTGTTCATTGCGGTGTGCGTCCTTGCTTTCCATGTCAGCAAGCTCAAGGGTTGGGGCAGCGACCGTGCCCTGCAGATCATCGTGGCCGCGCTGCTGCCCTTTGGTCCCTTCGTCCTGGACAGGAGCCTTCGCAAGGCTCAGCGCGAGGGTTGACCGCGAGCGCCTGAGGGGCCTGGTAGCGCAGCGTGCCGAGGCAGGCTAAGTAGCTCGCTATGGATCAGCCTCAGGTGGAGCCCAGCCTCGATCTGGAAGCGGAAATCCAGCGTCTCAGACGCGAGCGCAACGCCGTGATCCTGGCGCACTACTATCAGGAGCCGGAGCTACAGGATCTGGCCGACTGCGTGGGCGATTCCCTGCAGCTGGCGCAGGCCGCCAAGAGCACCAACGCGGACGTTATCGCGTTCTGTGGCGTGCATTTCATGGCCGAGACCGCGAAGATCCTGAATCCCCAAAAGACCGTGATCCTGCCGGATCCCGATGCGGGCTGCTCGTTGGCCGACAGCGCAGCCCTCGAGCCGTTTCGAGCCTGGCAGACCCGGCATCCCGGCGCCGTGACCATCAGCTACATCAACTGCACCGCCGAGGTGAAAGCTGCGAGCGACCTGATCTGCACCTCGTCCAACGCCGAACGCATCGTGAGCTCGGTGCCGCCCGATAAAAAGATTCTGTTCGCCCCGGATCGAAACCTCGGCCGGCACCTCATCAACAAGACGGGGCGCGACATGGTGCTCTGGCCTGGCGTATGCGTGGTCCACGAGACGTTCAGCCAGCGCAAGCTCGTGGCACTGAAGGTCCGCAACCCGAGCGCGGAGATCATCGCCCACCCCGAGTGCGAAGAGCCCGTGCTCGAGATGGCCGACTTCATCGGCTCGACCAGCGCGTTGCTCAAGTACGCAGTACAGAGCGACGGGACGGCTTTCATCGTCGCCACCGAGTCCGGAATCCTGCACCAGATGAAGAAGGCTGCACCGGAGAAAACCTTCATCCCCGCCCCCCCCGAAGGGCATTGCGCCTGCAGCGAGTGCCCTTTCATGCGCCTGAACACGCTCGAGAAGCTGTATCTGGCGCTGCGAGACCTGCGCCCGACCATCGAGCTTTCGCCGGAGCTCATGGAGCAAGCTCGTCGCCCCATCGACCGCATGCTGCAACTGTCGTAGGGAAGCTGTCACTTTACGCACGAGTCCCAATACCTGGGTTCGTATTTCGGCAAATGGGCCTCGGCGAACGCTCGATTC
Proteins encoded in this region:
- a CDS encoding DUF2264 domain-containing protein; this encodes MKRRHFLQLGTTVMAGLPFAGLLKASARRSLAAVFAEPVGRGDWVALWAELVQGYDKVLSPGKAWGSILDVPDRRRWKELPKAKAKTLPGDPELTGRMLWAIAGWFTRPGRPTALQARDGVVDLKPLLIDTVANATNPKHPEYWDLRYAGGKLNGNQFSVEAPPTGIAALVARERFRKELPADFASNVAEWLRLPATGHRDSNWNLFHALAAVTRAKLGGSIDTAMLKRNLTSCMDMYLGQGVFTDGTGRHFDDYTFWVFATHFGLWWEMDRQRHPELARRIPDMLRQVTRWQPYTFGADGSHPEYGRSITYKFTRLASLVQAHRLGFCDVPPGLIRRIIRLHVLYYMRNGALDLRRQRLLQTLSADGSPHMRDFYNYAGSTYWAMQTFSELWRLRDNDPLWTAAEQPLPVEQDDFVYKMPVQGWKFVGTRNPGSIVQINHGADGPVQYLPKYQKQAYHSQLGYVAAHRGYAPCDHMATLRIRGRNHVPTLVDWDKELPEIGRKVEIYEAAPGLEVTHLLLPLGETLLRFTRIEVPDKLPARSQLHLGGYALGFSRRERPKLTRSTKLLAAAT
- a CDS encoding tetratricopeptide repeat protein, with the translated sequence MLASIPVWQHTLWREALRRQGPAGCPLHHGHADHHGRTDARTPVRPGLVLYIQVVLGGIADWRRDQRDIWPRLVGAQPVRVVDARLLTLALALAWSALGCSCEQASEATTRPQSSQSNRQPAKLHGPQPAAAVRSVHSATPGGEQGLGKQGAQPSSASPQYVGRGVCSRCHRAAFEAWSGSHHDLAMQRATHTTVLGDFANRRFSHFGQTMLLNKTADGRFTVRTRDGKGRPHDYTVSHTFGVAPLQQYLVETEPGRLQALQVAWDSRPKAQGGQRWFHLYPDDPVPPGDALYWTGPAFNWNSICADCHATGVRRGYDRETARYETEMHEQDVGCEACHGPGSKHVDWASRGAAPQKDAGTKGLVHALTKPRSRRWTFVDAASIASLSGGSRRDPELEACAPCHSRRADLGPGKGTSYHDRYRLELLEEQLYFPDGQARSEVYVYGSFLQSRMWAKGVVCSDCHEPHSLEPRDEGNALCSRCHRADVYDVPKHHFHPPASRGAQCVACHMPQRTYMVVDRRRDHRLGVPQPLLSAKTGAPDVCTGCHKKRTARWADAQIARRFERRKPSPHALALWRAQTQQQGAHAGLLASFADTDATPMLRASALAHLGRTPSSRVPEALARAATDRSPLVRRAAAMLAAAVPPEARRVIAQLLADPVRSVRIEAASAFRGADTTRWPGPVRGHLEQALAEYRASRLFSVDRAESLVELAYLEQAGGRFERARALLREALARDPTCTPAYINLADLLRAAGNAAECEKLLREGLRRAGSKPVVHHALGLALTRQQRPREALKHLKAAYELQPSDAHAGYVYAVALFDSGDKAGAYRLLQRLHRRFGTNVEVLSALVSYAQLLGRGDASARYREKLRSLSR
- a CDS encoding DUF3817 domain-containing protein, whose protein sequence is MLRNPIARLRLVCLLEGVSFLLLLGIAMPLKYLAAMPLAVRVTGMVHGLLFIAVCVLAFHVSKLKGWGSDRALQIIVAALLPFGPFVLDRSLRKAQREG
- the nadA gene encoding quinolinate synthase NadA, translating into MDQPQVEPSLDLEAEIQRLRRERNAVILAHYYQEPELQDLADCVGDSLQLAQAAKSTNADVIAFCGVHFMAETAKILNPQKTVILPDPDAGCSLADSAALEPFRAWQTRHPGAVTISYINCTAEVKAASDLICTSSNAERIVSSVPPDKKILFAPDRNLGRHLINKTGRDMVLWPGVCVVHETFSQRKLVALKVRNPSAEIIAHPECEEPVLEMADFIGSTSALLKYAVQSDGTAFIVATESGILHQMKKAAPEKTFIPAPPEGHCACSECPFMRLNTLEKLYLALRDLRPTIELSPELMEQARRPIDRMLQLS